The window TTTGTTCAGTTGGATTAGACATGATCGCTGTACCAGGTGATACGCCAGCGACTACTTTAGCGGCAATGATTGCGGATGAAGCAGCCATTGGTGTGATTAATAATAAAACAACGGCAGTTCGAGTGATTCCAGCAGCAGGAACAAAAGTTGGTGATTTGGTTGAATTTGGAGGTTTACTTGGACGTGCACCAGTTATGCCTGTTAATGGCAAATCATCTGCCGAGTTCATTCAACGTGGTGGACGTATTCCAGCACCCATTCATTCATTTAAAAATTAAAGTTCTTGATTGTTGAAAGGACGAATCTTGATTAGAGTGTATAACGTATTCTTGTTATAGGCTCTTTTTTATTTGGAAAAATTAGCTGTCAATCTCCATAATTTCTCCATAATTATTTTATATAGTAATGGGGAAGGTAAATTAAAGGAGGAATTTTAGATGGGACAATGTGGCAATCAATTCGCAACAAATGCAAATCAAATGATGACAAGAGGTGGTGGTAGTATGATGGGTGGCAACGGAAATCATTGGAATTTATTCGGCTTTGGTGGAATGAACAGTTGGATATGGATTATTGGGTTATTAGTGATTGGTTATTTAGCTTATTTGATTTTTAAAAACCGGCAAATCGATAAAGGAGCTTCAAGCGACAGTCAGCCGATAAATTCAGTTGAGAGTGAATCAGCAGCAGATATTTTGTTGAAAGAATTCATGAGAGGAACGATTACGGAAGAAGAATATTTACAAAAAAAAGCGTATCTAAATTAATTTCTGCTATACTTTAGTTAATAGATAACGATAAAGTTAGGAGTGGAAAGTGTGAAGATTTTAATCGTGGATGATGAACCGAAAATTTTAGATGTTGTGGAGGCCTACTTAGTGACGTATCAGTATAGTGTGTATCGTGCGGAAACAGGAGTAGAGGCTTTGAAAAAGGTTCAGGCTATTCATCCTGATTTAATGATTCTTGATTTGATGTTACCAGATATGGACGGTTTTGAAGTTTGTCAAGCTGTTCGTCGTGATTCCATGCTACCGATTATTATGCTAACGGCTAAGTCAGGAGAGAAAAATGTGATCGCTGGGCTAAAGACTGGAGCAGATGATTATTTAGTGAAACCTTTTAGTCCAAAAGAATTAGTTGCGCGCGTTGAAACTGTTTTACGAAGAACTGGTCGGCAGGAAGTATCTATAAAATGGAGTTTTAATCAGAATGACTTAGTTATTTTCCCTCAATTAAAGGAAATATATGTAAAGGGTAATCTCATCAATCTAACGACAACTGAATTTGATTTATTAAAGATTTTAGCCGAATATCCTACTCGTATTTTTGCTAGGGAACAGTTGATTGAGTCAGTATTGGGAATTGAGTTTGCTGGTTCAGATCGTGCAATTGATTCCCATATTAAAAATTTACGCCAAAAGCTTGAAGTAGATACTAAAAAACCGTGTTATATTTTAACGGTTCATGGAATGGGTTATCGATTTGGTGGAAGAGCATGAGAAAGACTAGATCGATTCGTATACAGTTTATGCTTTCTTTTACAGCAATTGCAGTACTCATTATTGGCACTATTAGCTTGATGACTTACAATTTAGTTGATCGGCATTTTGATCGATATGTAGTGGAACGGCAAAAGGATGTTTTGACAGAGTTAACCCAATTATTAGAAGCTAAATTTTCAATTAGTGAAGCGCAATGGAGTGCTATTGATTTAGAACAAGTTGGTGATGTAGCCAAGTCTGAGGCAATTGATTTAACGGTTTATGATGAAGCAGGTCAAGTAATTTGGCGAAGTTCACAAGAAAAAAATGGGCATATGGGCAATGGTATGATGAATAATCATAGCAAGATGATGGATAGCAACATGCAAAGTAAGAATGGAAGCTATGTTGAGGAAACTATTTCTTTGAAGTCAGCAGGTAGCAAAATTGGAAAAGTAGTCTTTGGTTATTTTGGTCCCTTGAGTTATACAAATCATGATGTAGCTTTTATTACGGATCTAAGAAAAAGCTTACTTTGGATTGCTGTTGGCGCATTGCTAGGTTCATTATTATTTGCAGTTTGGTTGGCTCAAAAGCTTAGTTCTCCAATTAGCCAATTAACGTTGTTTACGCAAAAAATTGCTAAAGGCCATTACCACGAAAAGCAGCAGCCAATTTCGACAATAACTGAAATCCGTGAATTAATTGATGCCGTTCAAGATTTATCAGTGCAACTTGATAAGCAACAAGCGCTACGTAATCAATTATCTAGTGACATTTCTCATGAAATTAGAACACCTTTAACAACGTTAAAAGGTCATATTGAAGCAATGCTAGATGGAAT is drawn from Carnobacterium gallinarum DSM 4847 and contains these coding sequences:
- a CDS encoding sensor histidine kinase codes for the protein MRKTRSIRIQFMLSFTAIAVLIIGTISLMTYNLVDRHFDRYVVERQKDVLTELTQLLEAKFSISEAQWSAIDLEQVGDVAKSEAIDLTVYDEAGQVIWRSSQEKNGHMGNGMMNNHSKMMDSNMQSKNGSYVEETISLKSAGSKIGKVVFGYFGPLSYTNHDVAFITDLRKSLLWIAVGALLGSLLFAVWLAQKLSSPISQLTLFTQKIAKGHYHEKQQPISTITEIRELIDAVQDLSVQLDKQQALRNQLSSDISHEIRTPLTTLKGHIEAMLDGIWEPTKERLESCYEEVNRLNRLIGDIDKITELEEQQEKLQKNTFDVFQLAKRICLNIEPLMKQKEIDFTLTGRNLEVFADQDKISQVMTNLLTNALKFTGNRGEIDLAIHKEADDFCISVKDNGIGISSEDRAFIFQRFYMVDSSRNSEGQGIGLAIVKSIVKAHNGRIEVDSIVGEGTKFKLYFPLS
- a CDS encoding response regulator transcription factor, translating into MKILIVDDEPKILDVVEAYLVTYQYSVYRAETGVEALKKVQAIHPDLMILDLMLPDMDGFEVCQAVRRDSMLPIIMLTAKSGEKNVIAGLKTGADDYLVKPFSPKELVARVETVLRRTGRQEVSIKWSFNQNDLVIFPQLKEIYVKGNLINLTTTEFDLLKILAEYPTRIFAREQLIESVLGIEFAGSDRAIDSHIKNLRQKLEVDTKKPCYILTVHGMGYRFGGRA